In Quercus robur chromosome 11, dhQueRobu3.1, whole genome shotgun sequence, the following proteins share a genomic window:
- the LOC126706438 gene encoding polcalcin Ole e 3, giving the protein MADNAQVKAEHERIFKRFDANGDGKISSVELGDALKTLGSVTAEEVIRMMTEIDTDGDGFISFQEFTAFASANSGLMKDVAKIF; this is encoded by the coding sequence ATGGCTGATAATGCACAGGTCAAGGCTGAACATGAACGCATTTTCAAGAGGTTTGACGCCAATGGCGATGGAAAAATCTCTTCAGTGGAGCTCGGGGATGCCCTCAAAACACTTGGCTCAGTCACAGCCGAGGAGGTGATACGTATGATGACCGAGATTGATACCGATGGTGATGGGTTCATTTCATTCCAAGAGTTCACTGCATTTGCATCTGCCAATAGTGGCTTAATGAAGGATGTTGCTAAGATATTTTAA